A single window of Elgaria multicarinata webbii isolate HBS135686 ecotype San Diego chromosome 17, rElgMul1.1.pri, whole genome shotgun sequence DNA harbors:
- the IGFALS gene encoding insulin-like growth factor-binding protein complex acid labile subunit, with protein sequence MRKAEAVLALILIWALAVRSQHLEPGADNEHVRPESQKCPSRCTCSCDDCNEELNVYCSTRNLTSLPEEVPRGVRMLWLDGNNFTSLPALAFRNFSSLEFLNLQGSQLTSIEQHAFHGLEGLDILLLERNRLKSLAPNIFLHLQNLASLRLNNNQFSKLEEGVFAGLSNLWSLNLGWNSLVVLPDKVFHDLPNLRDLVLAGNKLHYLQHQLFYSLSELRELDLSGNSLKGIKGNIFTKLQKLQKLYLGHNLINAVAPRAFVGMKSLRWLDLSHNRLTTLFEDTFLGLSSLHVLRLSSNSIGSLRPRTFKDLLFLEELQLGNNRIRSLPEKGFDRLSQLEFLTLNENQIQEIQVGAFFGLSNVAVMNLSGNCLKTIPDFMFRGLSQLHSLHLENCCLSRIRPQMFSELSSLRRLFLRDNAVSEIEGHSLSHLHELLDLDLKHNRLSRLSPNQFAGLRNLEYLLLSSNQLVEISPKAFGPLLRLSWLDLSNNRLETLDGDVFAPFSKLEYLNLRNNSLRTFPTGWLGPSPTLIQLWLEGNPWQCNCSLKGLRDFALQNPGVVPRYTQSVTEGDVPVYTYNNVTCLRPGEVAGLDLRDVEGEHFADC encoded by the exons ATGAGGAAAG CAGAAGCAGTGTTGGCATTGATACTCATCTGGGCGTTGGCAGTAAGGTCTCAGCACCTTGAACCAGGAGCTGACAATGAACACGTCCGTCCAGAAAGCCAGAAATGTCCCAGCCGGTGTACTTGCAGTTGTGATGACTGTAACGAGGAGCTGAACGTCTACTGCAGCACACGGAATCTCACCAGCCTTCCCGAAGAGGTGCCCAGGGGTGTGAGGATGTTGTGGCTGGATGGAAATAATTTCACTTCCTTGCCGGCTCTTGCTTTCCGAAACTTCTCCAGCCTGGAGTTTCTCAACCTTCAAGGCAGCCAGCTGACGAGCATCGAACAGCACGCCTTCCACGGCTTGGAGGGCTTGGACATCTTGCTCCTGGAACGCAACCGGTTGAAGTCGTTGGCACCCAACATCTTCCTTCATCTGCAGAACTTGGCTTCCCTCCGTCTCAACAACAACCAGTTTAGCAAGCTCGAAGAAGGCGTCTTTGCTGGGCTTTCCAATCTCTGGTCCTTGAACCTTGGATGGAACTCGTTGGTGGTCCTACCAGACAAAGTGTTTCATGACCTGCCCAACCTGAGGGACCTGGTCCTGGCGGGGAACAAGCTGCACTATCTCCAGCATCAATTATTCTACAGCCTCAGCGAGCTGAGAGAACTGGACTTGAGCGGGAATTCCCTCAAGGGCATTAAAGGAAACATCTTCACCAAGCTTcaaaagctgcagaagctctACCTGGGCCACAACCTAATCAACGCCGTTGCCCCTCGGGCCTTCGTGGGCATGAAGTCCCTGAGATGGCTGGACCTGTCCCACAACCGCCTGACCACCTTGTTTGAAGACACCTTCCTGGGGCTCTCGAGCCTGCACGTGTTGCGCCTCTCCAGCAATTCGATTGGCAGCCTGAGGCCGAGAACCTTCAAGGACCTCCTGTTCTTGGAGGAGCTGCAGCTTGGCAACAACAGGATCCGAAGCTTGCCGGAAAAAGGGTTCGACAGGCTGAGCCAACTGGAATTCCTCACTCTTAACGAAAACCAGATTCAAGAGATCCAGGTGGGGGCGTTCTTTGGGCTTTCTAACGTCGCCGTGATGAACCTTTCTGGGAATTGCCTCAAGACTATTCCGGATTTCATGTTCCGGGGACTGAGCCAGCTGCACAGCCTGCACCTGGAAAACTGCTGCCTCAGCCGGATCAGGCCGCAAATGTTCTCCGAACTTTCCAGTCTGCGGCGGCTCTTCCTGCGGGACAACGCCGTCTCCGAAATCGAGGGACACAGCCTGAGCCACCTCCACGAGCTCCTCGACCTGGATCTCAAGCACAATCGGCTGAGCAGGCTTTCTCCGAACCAGTTCGCGGGCCTCAGGAACCTGGAGTATCTCCTCCTGTCTTCCAATCAGCTGGTGGAGATCTCTCCCAAAGCCTTCGGTCCGCTCCTCCGCCTCTCCTGGCTCGACCTCTCCAACAACCGCCTGGAGACGCTGGACGGCGACGTCTTTGCACCCTTTTCCAAACTGGAATATTTGAACCTCCGGAACAATTCATTGAGGACCTTCCCGACGGGCTGGCTGGGCCCTTCCCCCACGCTCATCCAACTCTGGCTGGAAGGGAACCCGTGGCAGTGCAACTGCTCCCTGAAAGGACTGCGGGACTTTGCCTTGCAGAACCCCGGCGTGGTCCCCCGATACACCCAGTCCGTCACCGAAGGGGATGTTCCTGTATATACTTACAACAACGTCACGTGCCTTCGCCCTGGAGAAGTGGCAGGACTGGACCTGCGGGACGTCGAAGGGGAGCATTTTGCCGACTGCTAG